From Oryzias melastigma strain HK-1 linkage group LG17, ASM292280v2, whole genome shotgun sequence:
acaatGGATAGTAACTAGTGAGCatgagatagtaactggtgcacactggATAGTAACTAGTGAGCATGAGATAGTAACTGGAGCACACTGGATAGTAACTAGTGAGCatgagatagtaactggtgcacacagGATAGTTACTACTGAGCAtgagatactaactggtgcgcaccagatagtaactggtgcacactggATAGTAACTAGTGAGCATGAGATAGTAACTGGttcgcaccagatagtatctggtgcgcactgGATAGTAAGTGAGCATGAGATAGTAACaagtgagcaccagatagtaactagtgcacACTAGACAGTAACTGGTGAGCATAGATAGTAACTGATGTGCACCAGATGGTAACTGCTAAGTGCGAggtagtaactggtgtgcaccagtaaGTAACTGGTAAACAAAAGATAGTAATTGGTGTGCACCAAATACTAACTGGTGAGTATGAGGTAGTAACAGGAAAGTACGAGACAGTAACTGGTGAGAATGAGTTTctaactggtgcgcacaagaTAGTTCCTGGTGACcacaagatagtaactggtaAGCGCCAAATAGTAACTACTGAACatgagatagtaactggtgcacatcacatagcaactggtgcacaccagatagtaactggtgcacattGGATAGTAACTACTGAGCatgagatagtaactggtgcacactggATAGTAACTACTGAGCatgagatagtaactggtgcacactggATAGTAACTACTGAGCatgagatagtaactggtgagcgCCAGATAGAAACTGGTGTGCACgagaaatttgtttttgttgttgttttgttttactttaggAACTCTTTACTTTTAGCATCATGGAACATAAGAAACTTTTGTCTTTGACAAAAAACCCAACTTCAGTAGGAAAAGTTGtggctgttttttatttttcaatactTTTGACTTTACATACTTACACTTTAAAGCACATTCTTCCTCAGATAATTACATCTCTTAATGAATCAAATacagttgttaaaaaaatattaaaccttaaaacaactaaatgtagtatttatttcatttcaaaacaagTGCAAATATTGCTTGGGCATAAAGTTTGCatcttcttttccatttttaacattttttaacaatatcaCGGCAAATAtgagaaattagaaaaaaacattttctacaaaataaataaaaatacatttaaaatacagtaatttgTAATATAATTTACAGGTCTGAATGATCAGGGCCAAGCCTCTTTGGTGACCCTTGGGATCATCTCTAAGGAGATGTGGAAGTTGTTGGTTTCTGTAGTCCTTACTGTGGCCATCAGGGACTTCCTGGAGGACTCGCCTTCACTCGTCTGATTCAGCCTTAGGGAAACCGGCGTCTCTTCATCCACGGATGTGTCTCCATCAGCTGCCGTGTCATTGCCGGCACACGTTGTGGGGTAGTGTCTGAAGCAGGTGAATGTATCCTCACACCTCTGATCTATCGTCATTATAGGTGGAGAGACTGATGACGGGAAGCGGCTGGTTTGTCGGCGAGTTGTGcgaagtctcactctgatcttTATCTTTGTGCAGCATTTTGTTTGGCCTCTGGACCAGAAGCAGCCCTTCAGATAGTTATGGTAAAGTTCTCCCACATCTCTCCACATTATCCTGCGAAAGTTTGGTCTCAGCAGCAGGTAAATGATCGGGTTGTAGATGGTGGAGGACTTGGCGAACATGGCTGGCATGGCAAACGCAAGAGGAGGGATGTTTTCAATTTGTCCGAAGGCGGCCCACATGGAAACCAGAGCGTACGGACTCCACGCAGCAAAGAAACCAATGCAGACGGCCACACTTAGctttaagaagaagaaaagacgACAAATTAcgtattttgtaaa
This genomic window contains:
- the opn7a gene encoding opsin 7, group member a isoform X3; its protein translation is MAITSSVYHRWLYGRTVCSMYAFCGMLFGLCSLTTLTLLSVVCFVKVCYPLYGNRFTSFHGRLLIACAWFYALLFACSPLVHWGEYGPEPYGTACCIDWRLSNQHATARSYTVALFIFCYILPCCVIVASYTGILITVQASRKTMEQHSSRETHMSSIQTIIVKLSVAVCIGFFAAWSPYALVSMWAAFGQIENIPPLAFAMPAMFAKSSTIYNPIIYLLLRPNFRRIMWRDVGELYHNYLKGCFWSRGQTKCCTKIKIRVRLRTTRRQTSRFPSSVSPPIMTIDQRCEDTFTCFRHYPTTCAGNDTAADGDTSVDEETPVSLRLNQTSEGESSRKSLMATVRTTETNNFHISLEMIPRVTKEAWP